Proteins found in one Actinokineospora alba genomic segment:
- a CDS encoding NAD-dependent epimerase/dehydratase family protein, giving the protein MITAAVTGGSGFIGSHLVQALRKSGVEVRALVRPTSRTAVLESAGAELVFGDLSDASSVGVAVAGAEIVYHCGAIVSDWAPPGAFEAVNAVGTQNVVAASAAAGARLVHVSSTDVYGFPDVGGLDESTLRTRRGWGYVDAKIAGEEAVEGAIAQGLDAVIVRPASVYGPRCPYFVEGCVDLMNQGQLSFIGNGTATGGFIYVADLVRLLIAAGNQAPAGEIYNGTGGRRETWREYFDGLARVTGAVPISTNLDKEVAYALASRLEAQALEDLNSEPPALTRHAWAMYATDQHCSVKKAGDQLGWQPTTSLDEGLDLVGKWWADRA; this is encoded by the coding sequence ATGATCACAGCGGCAGTGACAGGCGGGTCAGGGTTCATAGGAAGCCATCTCGTTCAGGCGTTGCGCAAGAGCGGTGTCGAAGTACGCGCTCTCGTTCGGCCGACCTCCAGGACAGCCGTCCTGGAGAGCGCTGGAGCCGAACTCGTTTTCGGCGATCTCTCGGACGCGAGCAGTGTGGGCGTAGCTGTCGCCGGGGCCGAAATCGTTTATCACTGCGGCGCGATCGTCAGTGACTGGGCGCCTCCGGGCGCCTTCGAAGCGGTCAACGCGGTGGGTACCCAGAACGTGGTGGCCGCTTCCGCGGCCGCCGGAGCCCGTTTGGTCCACGTCAGCAGCACCGACGTCTACGGGTTCCCTGACGTCGGCGGCTTGGACGAGAGCACACTGCGAACGCGCCGAGGCTGGGGCTACGTCGACGCGAAGATCGCGGGAGAAGAGGCGGTTGAGGGGGCCATCGCGCAAGGGCTCGACGCCGTCATCGTGCGCCCGGCCAGTGTGTACGGCCCACGATGCCCGTACTTCGTCGAGGGCTGCGTCGACCTAATGAACCAAGGCCAGCTCAGCTTCATCGGCAATGGAACAGCGACCGGTGGCTTTATCTACGTCGCCGACCTGGTGCGCCTCCTCATTGCCGCAGGCAATCAGGCACCCGCCGGGGAGATCTACAACGGCACAGGCGGCCGCCGCGAGACCTGGCGTGAGTACTTTGACGGCCTGGCTCGGGTCACCGGCGCCGTGCCGATCTCGACGAACCTCGACAAGGAGGTGGCGTACGCCCTCGCGTCACGTCTCGAAGCGCAGGCGCTCGAGGACCTGAATTCGGAGCCGCCGGCACTCACGCGGCACGCCTGGGCGATGTACGCCACTGACCAGCACTGCTCTGTGAAGAAGGCCGGCGACCAGCTCGGCTGGCAGCCCACCACCTCGCTCGATGAGGGTCTCGACCTCGTCGGTAAGTGGTGGGCGGACAGAGCGTAG
- a CDS encoding FAD-dependent oxidoreductase: MSAYERGTVLVAGAGIAGLTAALHLVRSGWECVVVESAPGPHPEGAGLHVAPNGARVLRRLGVDLAPGACKVDAIAVRRWDDNETLGLLSLTGTTDVPYYTMHRADLHAALLARLSAGVVRYGVALTGLDEDASSVRVLLSDGSSWTGDVLIGADGIHSAVRTLLCDDEPVYTENVMYRGIIPTGPATEGLSPDHATIWAGPGRHFVAYPISGGAAYYISASADGQPWEGVDWSEPADLNIVRQPYADWDGTVTALLSAAPRMTRWALFDRPLVTGWPGQRITLVGDAAHAMPPFLAQGANLAMEDAAVLVACLDDAAGDVVTALRRYETARAERVAAVHRLTASRGATFRLVDGADQEARDAALRAGSLGDDFGWIFGYDTDDALR; the protein is encoded by the coding sequence ATGTCTGCCTACGAACGTGGAACGGTATTGGTCGCGGGCGCAGGCATCGCCGGACTGACGGCGGCTCTGCACCTGGTTCGATCCGGCTGGGAGTGCGTGGTGGTGGAATCGGCTCCCGGACCGCACCCTGAAGGTGCCGGGCTGCACGTGGCGCCGAACGGCGCGCGGGTGTTGCGTCGGCTGGGTGTGGATCTCGCTCCGGGAGCGTGCAAGGTCGACGCGATCGCCGTGCGCCGGTGGGACGACAACGAGACGTTGGGCCTGCTGTCGTTGACGGGGACGACCGACGTGCCCTACTACACGATGCACCGTGCCGACCTGCACGCGGCGTTGCTGGCGCGATTGTCCGCCGGGGTGGTGCGGTATGGCGTGGCGCTGACAGGACTGGACGAGGACGCGTCCAGTGTGCGGGTCCTGTTGTCGGACGGCTCGTCGTGGACGGGTGATGTCCTGATCGGCGCGGACGGCATTCACTCCGCGGTACGCACGCTGCTCTGCGATGACGAACCCGTCTACACCGAGAACGTCATGTACCGGGGCATCATTCCGACCGGCCCCGCCACCGAAGGCCTGAGCCCCGACCACGCGACCATCTGGGCCGGTCCGGGGCGGCACTTCGTCGCGTATCCGATCAGCGGGGGAGCCGCCTACTACATCAGTGCGAGCGCTGATGGTCAGCCTTGGGAAGGCGTGGACTGGTCGGAGCCCGCTGATCTGAACATCGTGCGGCAGCCCTATGCGGACTGGGACGGCACGGTGACCGCGCTGCTGTCCGCCGCACCGCGGATGACGCGCTGGGCGTTGTTCGACCGGCCGCTCGTCACCGGATGGCCGGGGCAGCGCATCACGCTGGTGGGAGACGCGGCGCACGCGATGCCCCCGTTCCTGGCGCAGGGAGCGAACCTGGCGATGGAGGACGCGGCTGTCCTCGTCGCCTGCCTCGACGATGCCGCCGGCGATGTCGTCACCGCCTTGCGCCGCTACGAGACAGCCCGTGCCGAACGCGTCGCCGCTGTCCACCGGTTGACCGCCAGCAGGGGCGCGACTTTCCGACTCGTCGACGGCGCCGACCAGGAGGCCCGCGACGCGGCACTGCGCGCGGGCTCGCTGGGCGACGACTTCGGCTGGATCTTCGGCTACGACACCGACGACGCTCTCCGCTGA
- a CDS encoding TetR/AcrR family transcriptional regulator, which translates to MSERAKADSPSTVLPLRERNRLRTRREMLDAALEVFTESGYGSATVESIAARVGASKVTLYSYFPQGREELFRELYEEINTQLVEQAVRIHEVEGEFRSRVRALTEALMEVAQRPLVGRFYSIDDPALDEALDPVRGHASGVFADYITADLAAAQKTKSVSTKASPRVVATLLVGAMRSALRDVADGSVSPTEILDSMDALVANL; encoded by the coding sequence ATGTCAGAACGAGCGAAAGCGGACAGCCCGTCGACGGTGCTGCCCCTGCGGGAACGCAATCGGCTCCGAACCAGACGGGAGATGCTGGACGCCGCCCTGGAGGTGTTCACCGAGTCCGGGTACGGGTCCGCCACGGTTGAGAGCATTGCGGCCCGTGTAGGCGCCTCCAAGGTCACGTTGTACTCGTACTTCCCGCAGGGCCGCGAGGAGCTCTTCCGCGAGCTGTACGAGGAAATCAACACGCAGCTGGTCGAGCAAGCTGTGCGTATCCATGAAGTAGAAGGCGAGTTCCGCTCCCGGGTGCGTGCCCTGACCGAGGCCCTCATGGAGGTAGCGCAACGTCCCCTCGTCGGCCGCTTCTACTCCATCGACGATCCGGCGCTCGACGAGGCGCTCGACCCGGTTCGAGGTCATGCATCGGGCGTTTTCGCCGATTACATCACCGCCGACCTGGCCGCAGCGCAAAAGACCAAGTCCGTCTCTACCAAGGCGTCCCCCCGGGTCGTGGCGACGCTCCTGGTCGGCGCCATGAGATCCGCACTGCGTGACGTCGCCGACGGCAGCGTGAGCCCGACAGAGATCTTGGACTCCATGGACGCCTTGGTGGCAAATCTCTGA
- a CDS encoding ATP-binding protein, with protein sequence MGTGLDQASMFAELLLKNRRAAGLSQQQLAQLSGISVRALRELEHGRARAAQQRSAEVLADSLGLTGADHAEFLAMAHEGRRRRPTGNPNGSPALPPDLVGRQTELDWLRSVLLAGDDVAIVGQAGVGKTVMAAFAAHQLSEEFPDGCFAVDLRGMDERPLEVRTVFERLLRALGTSSAEIPTSVHGMESLYRSLLAQRRVLVVLDNAAAEPQVRPLMATVPGCRTLVTCRRRLAGLSGVRWLPLEPLAAAQANALLTAIAGEERVSAEPAEARELVELCGNLPLALRIAGDRLVTRPSWSLAHLVDQLRDERKRLTALSAGDLQVRSAFDLSYRGLSERARMVFRRLAVVPGADFGIELVRVATGLTEAEAFRHLDELLEASMVQETPVEGRFRFHDLLRIFAGERWAEEGTPAEHDQFRHAVLEHLLHMASAAGKLFLPAAESGGVFESADAARVWLDVEASNWIAALRYAGRKGWHREAVELAASMHWYSDDNWHRQPWEEIFRIGAAAAHELGDRSAEAKLLNFVGWALRVVKAFEPALDLHQQALRAAIEAGDRLEQMWALVHTGRIHQILGRPTVAMEMVEQGAKLSNEFDFWSEQVSVQYLFGSLLLAQGRAEDALEVLRSLHMRTQHYDLKKAVYRRRMATVLSEGVAQCLQALEQWEEATILFARCREDYTAIGALLFAAGAAHSEGRCWIALGEYLQADVALRFALATYGELETIAGRREEIQADLDGLP encoded by the coding sequence GTGGGAACGGGTCTTGACCAGGCGTCGATGTTTGCCGAGCTCCTTTTGAAAAATCGGCGGGCGGCGGGGCTGAGCCAGCAGCAGCTCGCGCAGTTGTCAGGCATCAGCGTGCGGGCGTTGCGGGAGCTGGAGCACGGCCGGGCACGCGCGGCTCAGCAGCGGTCGGCCGAGGTGCTGGCGGACTCGCTGGGGCTCACCGGCGCCGACCACGCGGAGTTCCTCGCGATGGCGCATGAGGGTCGGCGTCGGCGGCCTACCGGTAACCCGAACGGGTCGCCGGCGCTCCCACCGGATCTGGTGGGACGCCAAACCGAGCTGGACTGGCTCCGCAGCGTGCTGCTCGCGGGTGACGACGTCGCTATCGTGGGCCAGGCAGGCGTCGGCAAGACGGTGATGGCCGCGTTCGCCGCTCACCAGCTGAGCGAGGAGTTTCCGGACGGCTGCTTTGCTGTCGACCTGCGCGGCATGGACGAACGTCCGCTGGAAGTCCGCACTGTCTTCGAACGGCTGCTGCGTGCGTTGGGCACGTCCTCGGCGGAGATTCCGACCTCGGTGCACGGTATGGAGAGTCTGTATCGGTCCCTGCTTGCCCAGCGCCGCGTCCTGGTCGTCCTGGACAACGCCGCAGCCGAACCACAGGTCCGGCCGTTGATGGCAACGGTGCCCGGCTGCCGCACCTTGGTCACCTGCCGCCGTAGGCTGGCGGGGCTGTCCGGCGTGCGCTGGCTGCCGCTGGAACCGCTGGCCGCTGCCCAGGCGAACGCGCTGCTGACCGCGATCGCGGGGGAGGAGCGGGTCTCGGCGGAGCCGGCGGAGGCGCGTGAGCTCGTCGAACTGTGCGGGAACCTGCCACTGGCGCTGAGGATCGCAGGCGACCGGCTCGTGACCCGGCCTTCCTGGTCGCTCGCTCATCTTGTCGACCAATTGCGCGACGAGCGGAAGCGGCTCACCGCGCTCTCCGCGGGGGATCTGCAGGTGCGGTCGGCGTTCGACCTCTCCTACCGCGGCCTGTCCGAGCGGGCGAGGATGGTGTTCCGCAGGCTCGCGGTCGTGCCGGGCGCGGACTTCGGCATCGAGCTCGTGCGGGTCGCCACCGGCCTGACCGAGGCCGAGGCGTTCCGCCACCTCGACGAACTGCTCGAGGCCAGCATGGTGCAGGAAACACCGGTCGAGGGCCGGTTCCGGTTCCACGACCTGCTGCGGATCTTCGCGGGCGAACGGTGGGCGGAGGAAGGGACACCCGCGGAGCACGACCAGTTCCGGCATGCCGTGCTTGAGCACCTGCTGCACATGGCGAGCGCTGCGGGCAAGCTGTTCCTGCCCGCTGCGGAGAGTGGCGGAGTCTTCGAGTCGGCCGACGCGGCACGGGTGTGGCTTGATGTGGAAGCGTCGAACTGGATCGCCGCACTGAGGTACGCGGGACGCAAAGGCTGGCACCGCGAGGCGGTGGAACTGGCAGCGTCCATGCACTGGTACTCCGACGACAACTGGCACCGTCAGCCGTGGGAGGAGATTTTCCGCATCGGCGCCGCTGCCGCACACGAGCTCGGCGACCGGTCGGCGGAGGCGAAGCTGCTGAACTTCGTCGGGTGGGCGTTGCGGGTGGTCAAAGCATTCGAACCCGCACTGGACCTGCACCAGCAGGCACTGCGCGCGGCGATCGAAGCGGGAGACCGGTTGGAGCAAATGTGGGCTCTGGTCCACACGGGCCGGATTCACCAGATTCTCGGCAGGCCGACGGTCGCGATGGAGATGGTCGAGCAAGGCGCCAAGCTGTCCAACGAGTTCGACTTCTGGTCCGAACAGGTCTCGGTCCAGTACCTGTTCGGGTCGCTGCTGCTCGCACAAGGCAGAGCAGAGGACGCACTGGAAGTGCTCCGTTCCCTGCACATGCGCACGCAGCACTACGACCTGAAGAAGGCTGTGTACCGGCGGCGCATGGCCACTGTGCTCTCGGAAGGCGTGGCCCAGTGTCTGCAGGCGCTGGAACAATGGGAGGAAGCCACCATCCTGTTCGCGCGTTGCCGCGAGGACTACACCGCGATCGGCGCGCTCCTTTTCGCCGCGGGCGCCGCGCACTCGGAGGGACGCTGCTGGATCGCGCTGGGTGAGTATCTCCAGGCCGACGTCGCGCTGAGATTCGCACTCGCCACCTATGGCGAACTGGAGACGATAGCCGGTCGGCGCGAAGAGATTCAGGCGGACCTCGACGGCCTGCCCTAG
- a CDS encoding cytochrome P450 → MTTAAVALSADPFSLSNPELIPDPYPTYAAMRHDEPIHQSSMYGGSWVIFAHDDITTLLRDPRLSNNRATLPIKALPLAQQQEFADIVPVLTRWVAFFDGHDHAVRRQHMNKMCDLFSRDKLAPIIQKAIDTLLAGWSGRHDLISEFARPLPAMVITQLLGAPMDDHVQLAEWSDDIAYLFGASSLTVEDLRRGQRAIHAFARYLRDQTHNAMRRHNPTMITKLVEEETDNFRFILDDACGQAMLLMFAGLEPLRYLIGNATWSLEWHPEQRHLITENDRTLRHAVEEFLRYDGPVQYIGRMVTEDFTYKGHKFTAGQPVLLYIGAANRDENQFRDPETLDLTRRPNPHLSFGRGAHNCIGATLVREQTALALHALATRFPALRVAPDVPPVYNTNLGFRGFSSLTVDTGL, encoded by the coding sequence ATGACCACCGCCGCCGTCGCGCTGTCCGCGGATCCGTTCTCGCTCAGCAACCCTGAGCTCATCCCCGACCCGTATCCCACCTACGCGGCCATGCGCCACGATGAGCCCATCCACCAGTCCTCCATGTACGGCGGCTCCTGGGTCATCTTCGCTCACGACGACATCACCACACTGCTGCGCGACCCTCGGTTGAGCAACAACCGCGCCACGTTACCCATCAAAGCGCTTCCGTTGGCTCAGCAGCAAGAGTTCGCCGACATCGTGCCCGTGCTCACGAGATGGGTTGCCTTCTTCGACGGCCACGACCACGCGGTCCGCCGCCAGCACATGAACAAGATGTGCGACTTGTTCTCCAGGGATAAGCTCGCTCCGATCATCCAGAAGGCGATCGACACACTCCTGGCGGGCTGGTCCGGCAGGCACGACCTCATCAGCGAGTTCGCGCGCCCATTGCCCGCGATGGTCATCACCCAGCTGCTTGGCGCGCCCATGGACGATCACGTGCAGCTCGCCGAATGGTCCGACGACATCGCCTATCTCTTCGGCGCGAGTTCGCTCACGGTGGAGGACCTGCGCCGAGGACAACGGGCCATCCACGCGTTCGCCCGCTACCTGCGCGACCAGACGCACAACGCCATGCGACGGCACAACCCCACGATGATCACCAAGCTCGTCGAGGAGGAGACCGACAACTTCCGCTTCATCCTCGACGACGCGTGCGGACAGGCCATGCTCCTGATGTTCGCCGGACTGGAACCGCTGCGGTACCTCATCGGCAACGCGACCTGGTCGCTCGAGTGGCATCCGGAGCAGCGCCACCTGATCACGGAGAATGACCGCACCCTGCGGCACGCGGTGGAGGAGTTCCTCCGGTACGACGGCCCGGTCCAGTACATCGGTCGCATGGTCACGGAGGACTTCACCTACAAGGGCCACAAGTTCACCGCGGGCCAGCCCGTGCTCCTCTACATCGGCGCCGCGAACCGGGATGAGAACCAGTTCCGCGATCCCGAGACGTTGGACCTGACCCGCAGGCCCAACCCGCACCTGTCGTTCGGCCGCGGAGCGCACAACTGCATCGGGGCCACGCTGGTGCGGGAGCAGACAGCGCTGGCGTTGCACGCCTTGGCCACCCGATTCCCGGCACTGCGGGTTGCTCCCGACGTACCTCCCGTGTACAACACGAACCTCGGTTTCCGCGGCTTCAGCTCGCTTACCGTCGACACCGGACTATGA
- a CDS encoding class II aldolase/adducin family protein — protein sequence MTKTIQPADNQFLPEASFDDPQEARAHLKSRLAAAFWHFAGKGFDEGIAGIITVRDPEHTNTFWTNPITVPFAHMTPDQLIRVDGPSGVTVEGEGVVNLPAFSIHAEIHAARPDTQAAIHLHTNYGRAYSSLGKLLEPITQDHTAFFEDHAIFDDFTGIVFDRVEGKQIAAALGECKGVILRNHGLVAVAETLDAAVWWFTIFDTCCYISLIAQAAGTPIRLDDEVARLTAAQIGSHQVGYASAQRLLARAASHNPPPKA from the coding sequence ATGACCAAGACCATCCAACCCGCCGACAACCAGTTCCTCCCAGAGGCGTCCTTCGACGATCCGCAGGAAGCTCGTGCGCACCTCAAGTCCCGGCTGGCCGCCGCGTTCTGGCACTTCGCCGGAAAGGGTTTCGACGAGGGCATCGCCGGGATCATCACCGTGCGAGACCCTGAGCACACCAACACCTTCTGGACCAACCCGATCACGGTGCCGTTCGCGCACATGACGCCCGACCAGCTCATCCGCGTCGACGGCCCCAGCGGCGTCACCGTGGAAGGTGAAGGCGTGGTGAATCTGCCCGCCTTCTCGATCCACGCCGAGATCCACGCGGCCCGCCCCGACACCCAAGCCGCCATCCACCTGCACACCAACTACGGCCGGGCCTACTCCAGCCTCGGCAAGCTGCTGGAGCCCATCACGCAGGACCACACCGCGTTCTTCGAGGACCACGCGATCTTCGACGACTTCACCGGCATCGTCTTCGACCGCGTCGAGGGCAAGCAGATCGCCGCCGCGCTCGGCGAGTGCAAGGGCGTGATTCTGCGCAACCACGGACTGGTCGCCGTCGCCGAGACGCTCGACGCCGCCGTGTGGTGGTTCACCATTTTCGACACCTGCTGCTACATCAGCCTGATCGCCCAAGCTGCAGGCACTCCGATCCGGCTCGATGACGAGGTCGCCCGGCTCACCGCCGCGCAGATCGGGAGCCACCAGGTCGGCTACGCCAGCGCGCAGCGGCTGCTCGCCCGCGCCGCTTCCCACAATCCGCCACCAAAAGCCTGA
- the styD gene encoding phenylacetaldehyde dehydrogenase StyD, which produces MNSSSTSKWRTSALLARRQATLGPHSPLFYDEPLHLLSGEGVWLQGADGTTYLDAYNNVPHVGHANPVVVRALIEQAKTLNLHTRYLSEPVVEYAELLLSTFGSGLNRAFFTNSGSEANELALRIARQHTGSTGVLVSDFSYHGNTTSLAELTTGVSVKEPLGAHVRTLRIPDLHADKRPERLVLADALAEAAASILDLQNAGHGVSALLLDPLLSTEGLLRTPAGYVSTVASMVRSANGLVISDEVQSGFGRTGSHMWGHELLGLEPDLVTLGKPMGNGHPMGGVITTAALLEEFGSNNLFFNTFAGNPVSATVGTAVLTEMGDRELQAGAHAVGKRAHDLLEKIAGDHPNVKSIRGTGLFFGVEFIDGEGDPGAAQAKWVVEDMRRRGVLISKVGRYDNVLKIRPPLVFDNDNLDHLVDRFAASLDELEHVEAQRRATRTDRGASGSGQGSPARGGLVVERRLFVDGRWRESRATLEVLNPANGEPLGRVAAADATDVDDAVRAARRAFEGGWRSTPGVARAALLHRVADLIERDATHLAELEALDIGKPVRQPAVLDVPNAIATFRHFAGWADKIAGSTIPTAGYFGQPTHSYTTREPLGVVAAIVPWNTPLMIASWKLAPALAAGNTVVLKPAEDAPLSILHLAKLFEEAGFPPGVVNVLPGFGVVAGAALAQHPDVDKVSFTGSPEVGRQIQKAAADTFKRVSLELGGKSPQIVLDDADVEAAVRGIAMGLFFNQGEVCAAGTRVLVHRAIYECVVDGLAQAAAAQVLGDPFEDSTTMGPLISRPHQQRVLSYIDGAKADGARLIAGGGALPGHDGFFVQPTIFADVDNQSTLAREEVFGPVGAVMPFDDIDEAVRIANDSTYGLAATVWTTNVSSAHTLARRLRVGAVWVNGWAAIDPALPWGGVKASGIGRELGWSGILANTEEKVVTIVL; this is translated from the coding sequence ATGAACAGCAGCAGCACCAGCAAGTGGCGTACCAGCGCACTCTTGGCGCGCAGGCAGGCCACCCTGGGCCCTCACTCCCCGCTGTTCTACGACGAACCGCTCCATCTGCTCTCCGGCGAGGGCGTTTGGCTGCAGGGAGCTGACGGAACCACCTACCTGGACGCCTACAACAACGTGCCACATGTTGGTCACGCGAACCCTGTCGTTGTTCGCGCCCTGATCGAACAAGCCAAGACCCTCAACCTCCACACGCGATACCTCTCGGAGCCGGTCGTCGAGTACGCGGAGCTCCTCCTCTCGACGTTCGGCTCTGGTCTGAACAGGGCGTTCTTTACCAACAGCGGCTCCGAGGCCAATGAGCTCGCCCTCCGCATTGCGCGACAGCACACTGGCAGCACCGGAGTCCTTGTCAGCGACTTCAGCTACCACGGCAACACGACGAGCTTGGCAGAGTTGACCACCGGCGTCTCGGTCAAGGAGCCGCTCGGTGCTCACGTTCGGACGCTGCGCATCCCCGATCTCCATGCTGACAAGCGACCGGAAAGGCTCGTCCTCGCCGATGCTCTCGCCGAAGCCGCCGCTTCCATCCTCGACCTGCAGAACGCCGGCCACGGCGTGTCCGCGCTCCTCCTGGACCCGCTGCTCTCGACCGAGGGCCTGCTCCGCACCCCGGCTGGCTATGTCTCGACGGTCGCCTCCATGGTCCGCTCTGCGAACGGACTCGTTATCTCCGACGAGGTGCAGTCCGGCTTCGGGCGCACCGGCTCGCACATGTGGGGACACGAGCTCCTTGGGTTAGAGCCCGACCTGGTCACCCTCGGCAAGCCGATGGGCAACGGCCACCCCATGGGTGGCGTCATAACCACCGCCGCCCTCCTCGAAGAGTTTGGGTCCAACAACCTCTTCTTTAACACATTCGCAGGCAATCCAGTTTCAGCGACCGTCGGCACCGCAGTCCTCACTGAGATGGGAGACCGCGAACTCCAAGCCGGCGCGCACGCCGTGGGGAAGCGGGCCCACGACCTTCTCGAGAAGATCGCCGGCGACCATCCCAACGTGAAAAGCATCCGTGGAACCGGGCTGTTCTTCGGCGTGGAGTTCATCGACGGCGAAGGTGACCCCGGGGCGGCCCAGGCCAAGTGGGTCGTCGAGGATATGCGCCGACGTGGCGTGCTCATCAGCAAGGTCGGGCGCTACGACAATGTGCTCAAGATTCGTCCGCCTCTGGTCTTCGACAACGACAACCTCGACCACCTCGTGGACCGATTTGCTGCGAGTCTCGACGAGCTCGAGCATGTCGAGGCGCAGCGTCGAGCCACTCGGACCGATCGCGGAGCGTCCGGGTCGGGACAGGGCAGCCCCGCCCGGGGCGGTCTCGTCGTCGAGCGCCGCCTTTTCGTCGACGGCCGCTGGCGGGAGTCTCGAGCCACGCTCGAGGTCCTCAACCCGGCCAACGGAGAGCCGCTCGGCCGGGTCGCGGCTGCCGACGCCACCGACGTCGACGACGCGGTCCGCGCCGCACGACGAGCCTTCGAGGGCGGTTGGCGGTCTACCCCGGGCGTTGCACGCGCAGCACTCCTGCACCGCGTGGCCGACCTCATCGAACGCGACGCGACCCACCTTGCTGAACTCGAGGCCCTCGACATCGGGAAGCCTGTTCGCCAGCCTGCGGTTCTAGACGTGCCGAATGCGATCGCCACCTTCCGCCACTTCGCCGGCTGGGCCGACAAGATCGCCGGTAGCACCATCCCCACGGCTGGCTACTTCGGGCAGCCCACGCACTCCTACACCACGCGCGAACCCCTGGGTGTGGTTGCCGCCATCGTGCCCTGGAACACGCCCTTGATGATCGCCAGCTGGAAGCTCGCACCCGCGCTGGCCGCAGGCAACACTGTCGTGCTCAAGCCCGCAGAGGATGCACCACTGTCGATCCTCCACCTCGCCAAACTGTTCGAGGAGGCCGGGTTTCCCCCTGGAGTCGTTAACGTCCTGCCAGGTTTCGGCGTGGTCGCCGGAGCGGCCCTTGCCCAGCACCCCGACGTGGACAAGGTCAGCTTCACTGGATCGCCCGAGGTCGGACGCCAGATCCAGAAAGCAGCGGCTGACACGTTCAAGCGCGTCAGCCTCGAACTGGGCGGCAAGAGTCCGCAGATCGTCCTGGACGACGCCGATGTCGAGGCCGCCGTACGTGGCATCGCCATGGGACTCTTCTTCAACCAAGGCGAGGTGTGTGCCGCGGGGACGCGAGTTCTCGTTCACCGAGCAATCTACGAATGTGTCGTAGATGGGCTAGCGCAAGCCGCAGCGGCACAAGTACTGGGCGACCCGTTCGAGGATTCAACGACGATGGGACCGCTCATCAGCCGGCCTCATCAGCAGCGGGTCCTCTCCTACATCGACGGTGCCAAGGCCGACGGTGCGAGGCTAATCGCCGGTGGAGGAGCGCTCCCCGGCCACGACGGATTCTTCGTCCAGCCCACCATCTTCGCCGACGTCGACAACCAGTCGACATTGGCGCGGGAGGAAGTCTTCGGGCCCGTCGGCGCGGTGATGCCCTTCGACGATATCGACGAAGCGGTAAGAATCGCCAACGACTCCACCTATGGGCTCGCGGCAACCGTGTGGACCACCAACGTAAGTTCCGCTCACACGCTGGCACGTCGGCTGCGTGTCGGCGCGGTGTGGGTAAACGGGTGGGCCGCCATCGATCCGGCCCTGCCCTGGGGCGGCGTGAAGGCCAGCGGCATCGGTCGAGAGCTCGGATGGAGCGGCATTCTGGCGAACACTGAGGAGAAGGTCGTCACGATCGTGCTCTAG
- a CDS encoding class I SAM-dependent methyltransferase has protein sequence METSDWPRTYDHAAENYLDIRERVAPFCLDEVVSELRLEPGDRVLDIACGPGGVALRAAQQVGDGAVIGCDISEQMLRLARLRAEELDVANVTFEVADMNRLPYEPGTFDAVACSLGIFFAEDITAAFSSAWSLVKPGGRLAVATIARNMFAPVSNVFLDHAQAHLPDLAVDLPWWRTGDLFELRNLVRAAGLPDARVTHRDYQTRLLALSDWWQFILGSGFRNVALRMDEAALVLVRTEVEEWLRANTIDSLATGINYVTCTRPDDH, from the coding sequence ATGGAGACGTCCGACTGGCCGCGCACGTATGACCACGCGGCCGAGAACTACCTCGACATCCGCGAACGAGTCGCGCCGTTCTGCCTCGACGAGGTCGTCTCGGAGCTGAGGCTCGAACCGGGTGACCGGGTTCTCGACATCGCGTGTGGTCCGGGGGGCGTCGCACTGCGTGCCGCGCAACAGGTCGGCGACGGAGCGGTCATCGGGTGCGACATCTCCGAACAGATGTTGCGACTCGCCCGGCTCAGGGCCGAGGAACTCGATGTGGCCAATGTGACGTTCGAGGTCGCCGACATGAACCGACTGCCGTATGAACCTGGCACGTTCGACGCGGTCGCGTGCAGTCTGGGGATCTTCTTCGCCGAAGACATCACCGCGGCGTTCTCCTCGGCGTGGAGCCTGGTGAAGCCAGGAGGCAGGCTCGCGGTCGCGACCATCGCGCGCAACATGTTCGCCCCGGTCTCCAACGTCTTCCTCGACCACGCCCAGGCCCACCTACCGGACCTCGCCGTCGACCTACCGTGGTGGCGGACGGGAGATCTCTTCGAACTGCGCAACCTGGTGCGCGCAGCAGGCTTGCCCGACGCGAGGGTCACCCATCGCGACTATCAGACCCGGCTGCTTGCGCTGAGCGACTGGTGGCAGTTCATCCTCGGCAGCGGCTTTCGCAACGTCGCCCTGCGAATGGACGAGGCCGCGCTGGTGCTGGTCCGTACCGAGGTCGAGGAATGGCTGCGGGCCAACACGATCGATTCGCTGGCCACTGGCATCAACTACGTCACTTGCACCCGCCCCGACGATCACTAG